In Narcine bancroftii isolate sNarBan1 chromosome 7, sNarBan1.hap1, whole genome shotgun sequence, the sequence ATGTTGCCTGCAATGGGTGTTCCTTGGTGTCCAAGTAACTCACAAAGCAGAATAAAGGCAGTAGTAATattttcttctgctttctgcaATCTTATGCTCAAACAGTAATTATGTTTGGGTTGTAAAATACTTTAGGACATcttactgatggaaaaaaatccCAACGTACCTTTGAAATTAGTGCTTTAGCTTCCTCTTTAGTCTTTGTTAAAACTGCTTTCATTGACTGATTCGGagctggaaagaaaaagtgaTGCATCTTCAGATTAAACCTCCAAGCAAAGTTTCAcatcagcttttttttaaaaaaaagtaaaactatCTATCAATGTTCTCTCATTTTCAACAAAGAACTGGTAATTTTACAATACCAATTTCTTTAGAATtagttcattttaaatttaattttagtttggAATATTTCTAATTTCCTGAAACTGCTTCTTTCCCAACAGTGCAGCAAACTAGCAAGAAGTTACCTGTCCGTGTGAAACATGAAGTAACAAAATCTTCAAGTAGTTTTGAACATTGACAGTCATCACTGTCTTACCGTGTCCATTTCTCCGTCCTATTTTGtcctttttaaattcaaatcctCCACTTGGTACACATTTTTCTGCCCATTCATCTTTCAGTTTGAGTTCTTCTATCTGCTCATCTGTCAGTCCTTGCATATTAATAGGAAGGAAGATGCCATGCTCTGCCAGTTCACTTATTTCTGCAAAACAAAACACTGGTTAGAAGCTTGTAAACTGGGTTCTGAACCCTGTTTCCAAGTAACATGCATCAATCTGCTATCAGATCAATTATATATCTGGTGCCAATCAGAAATGAATCAATTTTGGAGGTGCAGagattttagttaaaaaaaaatcctaaatagTCCAATCCAGAGTGCTAAAGCTGTCAAGAGGTGCCATCATTCAGATGAACCTCTATGAAATAGACATTGCAAAGATTCTCTCAGGTGGATGTGATAATGCACATTTCAAAGCAGAATTTTCCTGGATTCCTGGCCAACAGTATTCTCCAAGGAACACAAGGAAATTCAAATGTTAGAATCTTGAACAAATCACATGAAGctagagggactcagtgggtcaggcagtggaAAGAAATGATTAACCATTGTGATACTAGACACCTCCCCTTCCTACTTTAGTTTccactcaaaatgttgactgactatttctttcctgtctgacccactgactcCCTCCAGCTTCAATCAAGTATTCCCTGAACCTGTATCACTAAAAACAATGGCCCAAAATTTGCTGAGGGAGAGCAACAAATGACACCCAATATTAGTCAGATTTTCTCCTTGTAAATTTAACTTTAATATTTTGCATTGAAGTGCAAAATGTTGATGTAATGTTGTACTCTAAAAGAGAATATGACAAGTAATTATTTTGGTCAATCAGAGTCTacaattataaaataaatagtaTAAAGAAGTGAAAGCTGGAGGATTTGGTCCTGCATTATGTGCAAGATGAAGGAGTGGAGTCCCTGTGAGATCCCAGCTAAATTGAATAGATGGTGATCATTAATGTGCTACAGCCTCTTATTTGGATCTGTCCCTCTGTGCTAACAACATTAATATCTCAGTTGGCGTAGACTAGTCAGTTCCAAGGACTTGTTTTCACACTATAATTCTGACTGTCAGTGGTATGATATTGCTGAGTGCAGTTTCACATCATGCAATGTTTTCCAGATGACCGATGGTGCGTTTGCCACAGAGAAGCGCCTTTACCTCAAACAGAAAGATAGAAGCATTCATTAAGACATTCTCTTCACCCTAGGCACAATTGAGGAAAGTGGGCTTGTACTCTGGATTTTAGAAGGATGGGGGTGATATTGATGAAACGTGCATTGAGGGGGGCGGAATAGGGTAGATACTGTGTGGATCATTCCACGGGTACAGACAGTAAAGAACAAAATGAGAGGGGAAGCATAGTCTGAGAATAAAACATCAATCACAAGACTGAAATGAGGAACTTAGTATCTCCTAAAGGGTTGTAAATCTTCAAACTTGCACAATAAAAGGAGTCACGGATACGgaatcattaaatatattcaaggctGAGAAATCTTTGGACCATAGGAATCCAAGATGACTGGGATTGGCAAGAATAAATGAATGGTGGAAGAGTCTTGAGGAGCCAATGTGACCTGCTCAATGAGTCACCAATCAGCTACAAAGCACAAGCGGTGCGACTCTCCTCATACCTATAATAGTAGAGTCCCAGCAATCCCCAAGAAGCGGAACATTTTCAGACAAAGCAAAGGGCTGGCCtaacactccattcaccaccaTTAACATTCATTCCCTGCACCAAGGGCACATATTTGCTGCTTCTGGCTGCAGTGCAAATCATCTAGGAGCTGTACTAAAGCAACTCACCAACACTTCATGGACAGAAACTATTAAGCATGTGGCCTTCATCAAAGAGGACGGGGGAGCGGGTGCATGGGTGCGCTATCAATTCCCCAACAAGTTATGCAATTGTTCCAATTTAAATCACTGTCATTTCTTCATCAATAGATGAAAATCCTGGAAATTTCTAGCAAATAGAAGCAAATAATGATTACAGTTGTTCAAGATGGCAGCCCGAAATCTAGGGCAATTAGGAAAGGGTTGAAATGCTAACCTTTTTAGCAACACCATTATTCTGTATCCAAGAAATTTAAACTCCTAGGAACATTCATCAAATTCGTCAGTGTCCAGGTAAAGAGaaatagttaatgtttcagatgaaAGATTCTGCTCCAGAACAATTCAATTTGAAACATTCAGAATGGAGGTTCAGTTTCCAACAATTTTATCAGAAAGTTTAACTGTTTATTTCCGCAAGTGCTACCTTATTGCCTccaacattttcaatttttaGATTCCAAACATgtgaagatttttatttatttaaggaattaaattgatGTTTTAGTTTGGTCTTTTAATATCATTGAATCGTTTTTTTCAGATTCTATTAAGTCAGGATGGTATGCTTTATTTTATACTGCGCTTTTTCTTCCCTGATTTAGAATTTAATTTGAATACTCCGATTTTATAAAAATGAACCAAGTAACTAAAGGGAGGTTCTATCGTGTGCCAAGTTACTGATTTCGGAATCAGTGCCAAAGAGTCTTACAAAATGTTGCTCCACTGGCTGAGTTCTCCCAgcattgtttgttgctccagattccagcatctgctgtctccagTGGGTTTACAGGGTTCTACAAATTTTCTTCTGCTCTTTCCACTTTGATTGTATTAAATTGATTCTAAATGAAAGCTACACAGATAGCTTTCGCTCCTTTCGCATTCAATTGCTATTTCAGCTGCGATGATCATTCAGTAATGGATGTTGAGTCAACTTAATTGTTTACAATTGTTAAACACAGTGCCCAACTCGATATTGTGCCTCATTTAATTATGTTTACTCTCCTATCTAAATTTACTAACACATTTTCAAGAGCTTATGAAATACTCACCTGCACAAATTCTGTCCACTTTGAGTCTGCCATTGTAAATGATGGATACTAGCTTGGTAAGGTCCTCCACTGTAACATCTACTGTGGTGTCAACCAAAAATTGACTTTCACTGCCATGCTTGATGTGTAATTGAACCATAGCTAAAATAAAACACAACCGTATTCAGTAGTACATCTGCACAtaataattttggtgcatatgtatattgCACTAGGTACTGTCTATAATAATATACTTCATAAAAAGTAATACCAGAGGAGAAAAAGGACATTGACTACTGGATGGAATACAACCACTTGCCTCCATTCAATCCGCAATCGGTTTTGTCTCTTATgtagaggaaaccagagtttagTGGTAGTAAACATCCAAAGTGAAGGGGAGATTTGAGGAAGTGACATCTTAAATGGGCAAACGAGAGTTGCAGTGTATGGCACGCTGAATTAAAATAACACATTGCTGTTCCACCTGGAACACATGGAGGGTGAAATCAGAGGGTATAAGGACTGTTGCTGCATTTCCCGCATTTTTGGGGGAAGTATTGTGAAGGCCATAGAAGGATTGGGAAAGATAAGTTTAGTGGTGGCATCACATTGGAGGTAGGGCAAAGAAAGCAAGTTTTTTTGGAAGGGTAGGGAAAAGGTGAAAATGCAGAAAAAGGAACAAAGGGTGGCAAAGTTAGCACAGCGGTCGACCTTCAGTgagtttaagagcagggaggataTGGTGCAACTGtatcacatctggagtactgtgtgctgtTCTGCACTTCTTACTTCAAGAATGATAcattggctttggaggcagtgcagaagaggttcaccaggttgattccagaggagAGGGGGTTAGGCTATGAGGACAGATTAagccatctgggactgtacttgctggaattcagaagaataagaggggatcttatagaaacaattatgagaggtaaacaagttgtttccactggtagatgaGACTAGAACATAATCTCGATTCAAGGATAGTAGATGGAGATAagaagaaactgcttttcccagaaagtggtaaatctttgaaattctctgcccattgaaggacacctcagtaaatatatttaagacaaggttggaaatatttttgagagtaggggaatgaaggggaaaagccaggtaggtggagatgagtctatgatcagatcagccaagatcttgttgaatggtaaGCAGACCCTAATGGGCCAAGTGGCCCACTCCTGCAACTACTTCTTttgttcttatgttcttgtgaagCAGAAAATACTTAATCTGAAGCCTTGATGTGGAGGGCATAAGCATAAATGCAACAAGGAACTGGGAGAATGGAAAGGGTTGCTTTAAGCAGCAAGGATAGGAGCAATGTCATATATGTGGCAGGTGAACGTTGAAATTACTTCACAAAATATAGGAGAAGAAGGAGACCAATGCCTATCAAAACTGCTCTGccattttaatcatgagctgatccactctcCTACTCTGCCTGTACTcttcagctttctccccataacccttgattctctgactaatcaaatgcctgtcaacctccaccttaaatacatccaactttgcaacaagttccacaggctcacgaccctctgactaaagaagtgtttctgcatctgttttaaattgatgtccttttatcctgaaattctgccctcttatcctagactcccctaccatgggaaataaccttaccacatctattctgtccaggcctttcagcattcgaaatggctctatgagcccccccccccacccccccaacggAGTACAGTCTAAGAGCCGACCATCATTTCTcacatgctaaccctttcattcctggtatcattctcgtAAATCTTCTTTGAAACCTCTCCAACTTCAatgcatcttttctcaaataaggtactcaaaactgttcacagtactctaagtgagatctcaccagtgctttatagagtctcaacattatttCCTTGCTCTTGTACGCTGTCCCTCTAGAAATTAATGCAAACATTGCATTCTCCTTCATCACCTGAAGGTTAAATTTTAGGGCATCCTTCATGAGGACTCTCATCCCATTGcaactcagaattttgaattttctccccatctaaaaaTAATAGTCTACCTgtctatttcttcttccaaagtgcaagaCTGTACACTTACCAAcaatgtatttcatctgccaccttttTGCCCATTTCCTCATCTATCCAAGCCTTTCTGTATCCTTTGCACTTATTtcgatatcatctgcaaatttagccacaaagccatctattccataatccaaatcatttacatacaacGTAAAAAGAAGCGGTCCCAACTCCAACCCTGCGGAATACCTGTTGCCAACCAGAatagatccctttattcctactttctgtttcctgcctatcagccatgCTACTATCCTTCCTGCAACTCCATGGGcactcatcttgtttagcagcctcatatgtggcagcttgtcaaaggtcttttgaaagttattagtCTTGGAATTGAAGATACAAGAGAAGAAATGAGATGAAAGCCAAGGAAAAAGTAGAAGTCAACACTGAATTGGAAGCAATGTTTCCTCTTcatgatcaacacaggtgcactccaaggatgctggcttagcccactgctctactcattatatgtGGCCTGGCACCattccaatgctatttacaagttcgccgatgacaccacagttgttgacagaatcacaagcggcaatgaggaagcgtccaggagggagatggatcagctcattgagtggtatcacatcaacaaccttgcactcaatgggagcaaaaccaaggagatgactgtggacttcaggagggagtcagggaaaCGGGgccccagtcctcattgagggctcagtagcggAAAGGGTCACGAACGAcaaattcctgggcgtcaacatctccgcggatctgccctggagcctccacgttggtgcaatcacgaagaaggctcgccagcggctatactttgggaGGAGATTGGGTAGGTCACCGAacactctcgaaaacttctacagggtgTAGCatgcagagcattctggctggttgcatcactgcctggtatggaggagcccactctcaggacaagaataaactccagaggttgttAACTCAGGTTTCCTGTCAGCTGGAGGAGGGCCGGCGTATAAGACGACCGCAGTGTCACGTTGGCCATGCCATGTGGAAGGCCCGTGCCTGGGTTTCTCCCGGGCTGTGTTCTTCCTGCAAGCGCGAGGGCCTCGTTACCATGGCGACCCCAAGCACCGGCTCGGGAACACCGGCGAGAGGATGCGGCAGCGGGCAGCGCTCCAATTTAACGCACCTTTACCTCGGCGATGCCACAGCCCCGAGCCTGAAGCGATCCCGAGGAGCCGCAGCAGAGCCACCCGCCCCGCGGCGCGCCCAGCAACCCGGACGGGAAGCCGCTCAGTGCGCCCGCGAGAAGATCGGCCGGGACCCTGGCCGACGGCACGCATGCGCGTCGGCGCTGGCACGCGTGCGCGTCGACGTGGTTCGCTGGCACGCAATTGGCCGGGGGGGGGGGCCTCGCCGGCACGCATGCGCGCGGGCGCATTGCCTGCGCATGCTCGCCCGATTTCCCCGGCAGCCCACGCTTCCCTGCCGGAGAACTTGTTCCGATGGCTCGGTTCAAATGACTCTCGGTTCCCCCTCGGATGTTCTGCCCGAAGATGTGGCACGGGATACTTTACAACTTTGGCTCTGTCGTCCGGCGGTCTGCGTGACAGGTAAGCGAGGCGGGTTTGCATTAAGAGAGCGCCTACCGCATCCCCATTTGGCGGGAGCTCGCCTCTAAAAGCGGGAAATGAACAGTAGCTGTAGGGGCATTAACGCCGATGTTGACTATGGATCGTCATGAATTGTAAGGTACTTGCAGCCTCCACAAAGAACCCCATTTCTGCTCCAATAGAGGGATGAATGAAAATAAGGGTCTCCCTTCATGTTGTGCACTGACTCCCTCCTGTCTCCAAGGGAATCATTccacaatatatctttgttttaaGTGCTGTTGTGTGTGtagactgtggtctggagaaccCCTGTTTTACCTCTCCAGTCACATGATAATAAACTCGAGGCTAATAATGGCTAGTGAATCTGTttattgattggggggggggagaaattggACAAATGATGGGATTGTGAGAAACCaggaccttcacagatttcgctcgagacaaaaattgagaacaaagaacatttattgtacaactgtgcaaagttgggtgcttccccttaccctgggaacacacacacatactggggctcacccaacttttatacagttcatttcagcgtAGAGATACGTTCtctacattcttctgcctcctggattggtttggcatttggtaattctgtctgcctacgtgcagtttctgtaaacttgaaagaccatggggtatcctgtcggggTCCCATcctgtcattgtccttattcatgaatctgcctttgtccttattcacacatctcaacccccaggacttattaattctgcagaacttgctaattctttctatcgctataagacccttattctattatacttgcataacccttcctcacactcatccctactcagcacttacttaacttactctagtctagtattccttatttcattcatactagctttacttcctatattctattatctctcacaggaTGTTTTTGCATCCTCCTGTATTGTTGCACCCTCATCCAAAAAGACAGCCCTGAGTTCCTGATTAGATTCAAATCTCAGAAATCTTGAGCCGATGAAAGATGGAGTAAATTGAAGAAACGGGccattctgaaattttaaaaaagaaaataaactttACATTCCTCATTGAAGCAACCAATCTGCTCCTCCAAAGGCTTTGTATGAGAAACATACAAACCTCATTGTAATGAGCATTCTTTAAATATGTATTGCTCTACTTCCACAATTTAAAACTAGGTTCAGgattaaccttgtgtttattttgtcttttaaatgaatCTAATTTAACATTTTccatctgtgatttttttttccctgaaactGAAAAGGGAATTTACATATTTCAAGTGAAATGCAAAactcagatgctgtgattgcagtaaaagcacagaaatgcttgaggaactcaacaTGTCAAGCATGCTGCATGATATCATTTGGGGCCTGAAACCTTCTTTAaagtatgagtgaaaagcaggcaggtgctggAATTAGTGGAAGGGGGAGTGTGGGGAGGGGTATGCTCAGGCCAACAGttaaaaaggtgataattggacatggattggaaaggagaagaaatataaaaggtgattggggaagggggttcctctgtgaatgcagagctgaaagAAGAGACAGAAGAAGAGATAGAGTTAAAGAAATagggatggaggaaagggagagatggggggggggggctaacaaATCCAGAGGTCATGTTTATGTCATCTATTTGGAGGGTGCCCTGATGGCATATTGTTCTCCAATTTGTGTGGTctaagtctggcagtgcatgaaaccataaACATATGAATGGCATATGAATGGGGCAGGGAACTGAAATtaatagccactgggagatccctgctcaTACACCAGAGTGAAATTgatcaacgaagcgatctcccaacctATGTCTActgtctccgatgtagaggagaccacaatgggagcaccggatgtagtAGATAACCCCTGGagatgcacaagtgaagtgttgcttaatttggaaggacagagggaggaggtgtagactCAAGTGTCGCATTCATTAGTGGGGAGGAGTtaacgagggagtcacagaagcaACGGTTCCTGCGGAAAgatgggaggagaagggaagatgtagtaggtggcagaaatggcagaggatgattgttggatgaggaggctaatggggtggtaggtgaggacaaggggaatcctgtccttgttgcacatggtGCAGAGGGGGACCAGGGAAGATGCGTGGATAATGGAGGATGTGCAGATGAGGGCTGATAGTAGCCACAAGTTTTGACGAGGGAGGATATCTGATGATTTCCCATGAAAGACCCTCATCCAGTGTGCAGATATAACAGAGACTGAGGAATTGCTAGAAAGCGATAGAATGtttacaggggacaggatgtgaagaATAGTCAAGTCAGCTGTGTGAGTTGGACAGAAATTTTCTACATGCGCTCTCTCCTTTCTCGATCTTTccccatttcaggagacaaaTTCTCAACAAACATTTTCTGCTTGGCAAGGCTCCTCAGCTCTTGCTCCACATCATATACGACTATTTTAGCGCTGCCTCGTGTttgttgactttatccacttcgctgccaacttccaccccgacctcaaattcagttGGTCCATCTCTATCAACACTTTCCCCTTTCTCAATGTATCTGTCTCCATCtctggagacaaactctcaatgtacattttctacaaaccctaTTTCAAGAGTCTTTCTGGACATCCTTGATTAAAAATATTTGAAGTATATTGAATGATCAATGTTCtgttagggtggccattccaaaggaggatatGGTAATGGGTATTAGAGTAACCTATGtcttcctttggaatggccaccctagaaTTGTTTATGGTTTTGCCACTCCAGTAATTGGATGAGTATGCAGATTTATAAAGAATAGGGAGAACAAACTTGTtggtttgtctggttgtgtgtttgcacactgaggactggagaaagttgttttgtcaggttgtacttgtgcaatcggacgataaataaatgaacttgaaaggCATGCTAACTAGATTTATTATTGAAGAAGGTGATGCTATTGATGTACCTGAACTTTCAAAAGGCAATTAATAAATTAAGATTGTCAATAAAATTTGAATGTCGTGGAATAAAATGTGTAGTGGTGCACACAAAGTTTGGATGAGAAACAACAAAAAATGTGAGTTTTTTTAGATTGGAGGAAGGTATGCAATGCAGACCTTGGGGTTTAGTGCTGAGTCCAATAATAAAGTATATCAATAATCTGAATGTATGTACAGGCTAAATTATCAAAAATATAGATAACACCAAACTCAGAAATAGGGCAAACAATGCAAAATGTTGAGTGCATGACTTCAAAGGCATTTTGTAGAATAGAAAGAGATGGCGGATGAAGTTCAACAGGCGGAAGGAAGTGTGAATTGGAGGCTTTTGGTgggaagaatgaggaaagatGATATAAATGAGTAATCCTAAAGTGGAATAACAGAGACTTGTGAGAATTTGGTCCACAGGACAGGCCAGGAAAGCAAACAAAATAATGCGAGATTGAGTGATCCAGACGAGTTCTTCAGCATTAACTTGCTCTTCTGCTCATCTTATCCACTTTGATCGAGCTAGTCCCTTTTGCATGTGTTTGGCACATATCCctctctaaacctatcctatccatgtacctgtctaaataaaTGTTACTATTGACCCTTCTACAACTtccacggaaacatggctacaaggtgaccctaaatgggaattaaactttcaagggtatcaggtggtgcaaagagatagacaggatggtaagggaggtggagttgcactcttaatcaaagatgagctccaggcagtagtgaggaatgagcataatgttgagtccatttgggtagagataaagaataacaaaggggaaaaattattggtgggtgttatctatcgcccaccatataacaatagtttttctttttctttggcttggcttcgcggacgaagatttatggagggggtaaaagtccacgtcagctgcaggctcgtttgtggctgacaagtccgatgcgggacaggcagacacggttgcagcggttgcaggggaaaattggttggttggggttgggtgttgggtttttcctcctttgccttttgtcagtagtttagtggcacaggaaataaacagagagagaagtgaggcatgtaataatgatacggcagtagtcatgggggactttaacttccacatagattgggaaaatcaagttggtcgtgggagtctagaagaggacttcatagaatgcatccacgataactttcttgagcagcatgttaaggaacccacaagagaaaatgctctcctggatctagtgttgtgtaatgagatagatagagtaaatgatgtaatagtcagagaccatctgggaaatagcgatcatagtatgattgaatttctcattcagatggaaggggaaatagttagatctaaaactaatatattatgcttaaacaggggtgactaccataggatgagggaggaattgggcagagtggactgggagcaaaggctaattgatgaaacagttgaggaacagtgaaagattttcaaagaaatattttgtaatgctcaacaaaaatatattcaggtcaggaaaaagggcagcaagggagggaaaaatcaaccgtggttaataaaggagagtataaaattgaaggtgcaggtgtacaaagctgcaaagagcagtgggaaactggaagattgggaaaactttaagagacaacaaggggttacaaagcgggtaataagaaatgggaaaaaggattatgaaagtaaattggcacaaaatataagaacagaaagcaaaaaaatttataaatatataaaacggaagagggtggccagagttaacataggacccttggaggatgagaaaggaaaactggtagcaaaaaatgaggaaatggccaaggcattgaacaaatattttgtgtcagtcttcatggtggaagacatgtccagcatgcccaagtgtggagttaaggatgcgaatgttggggagggccttgataaaaagttgttacaaaggaagtagtgatggagaaactaatgggactaaagccagacaaatcacctggtcctgatgatatgcatccaagggttctgaaggaaatagcagaagttatagttgatgcattggtggtcatataccaaaattccttggattctgggcaggtcccggcagactggaagacagcaaatgtcacgccactttttaagaagggatgtaggcagaagactggaaattattggccaattagattgacgtctgtagttggaaaaatgcttgaagctgtcattaaagatgaaatagtgaaacttttggaacataagggttcaatcaggcagtcacagcatggttttagaaagggaagatcttgtttgacaaacttgttaggattctttgaggatataatgggtgcagtggatagaggggaacaggttgatgttgtatatttggatttccagaaagcatttgataaggtgccacacaagagacttctcagtaagttacaggaaagtggagtccagggaagtatattggcctggattgaaaattggttgtctgacaggaggcagagtcgggataaatgggagtttttcaggttggcagagagtggtaagtggggtgccgcaggggtcagtgttaggcctacaactgttcatcatttacattgatgacttggaggaggggacaaaatgtggtgtagccaagtttgcggatgacaccaaactgagtggaagagcaaattgtaatgaggatgtggagagtctgcagagggatagagttaagctggatgagtgggcaaaggtctggcagatggagtacaatgttagtaagtgtgaggttatccactttggcaagaaaaataaaagagctgaatattatttaaagggtgaaaaactacagcatggtgttgtgcagagggacttgggagtgtttgtgcatgaatcgcaaaaagttaggttgcaggtgcagcaggtttttaagaaggcaaatggaatgttggccttcatcgctagaggaattgaattcaggagtagggaggtaatgttgcaactgtacaaggtactggtgagaccgcacctggagtactgtgtccagttctggtctccatatttgaggaaggatatactggctttggagacggtccagaggaggtttactaggttgatccctgggatgaaggggttgacttatgatgaaagattaaatcgtctagtattgtattcactcgagttcagaagaatgagaggaaatcttatagaaacatataggattatgaagggtatggataggatagatgtaggaaggttttttgagctggccggggaaactaaaatgagaggacacagtctcaa encodes:
- the cfap298 gene encoding cilia- and flagella-associated protein 298 isoform X2 codes for the protein MRAVGQGPGRSSRGRTERLPVRVAGRAAGRVALLRLLGIASGSGLWHRRAMVQLHIKHGSESQFLVDTTVDVTVEDLTKLVSIIYNGRLKVDRICAEISELAEHGIFLPINMQGLTDEQIEELKLKDEWAEKCVPSGGFEFKKDKIGRRNGHAPNQSMKAVLTKTKEEAKALISKKQAQANVCVTMDLVNEALDQLRGAVMIVYPMGLPPHDPIQQEFEGKEDLSGLQAGKMVIEESEARLWWAGKELQRGKKLSDYIGKNEKTKIVVKIQKQSHGAPAREPVITEDEQKQMMMYYYRRQEELKKLDKNDDESYLDSTWADRHALKRQFQGVKDIKWGPRK
- the cfap298 gene encoding cilia- and flagella-associated protein 298 isoform X1, which gives rise to MRAVGQGPGRSSRGRTERLPVRVAGRAAGRVALLRLLGIASGSGLWHRRGKAMVQLHIKHGSESQFLVDTTVDVTVEDLTKLVSIIYNGRLKVDRICAEISELAEHGIFLPINMQGLTDEQIEELKLKDEWAEKCVPSGGFEFKKDKIGRRNGHAPNQSMKAVLTKTKEEAKALISKKQAQANVCVTMDLVNEALDQLRGAVMIVYPMGLPPHDPIQQEFEGKEDLSGLQAGKMVIEESEARLWWAGKELQRGKKLSDYIGKNEKTKIVVKIQKQSHGAPAREPVITEDEQKQMMMYYYRRQEELKKLDKNDDESYLDSTWADRHALKRQFQGVKDIKWGPRK